In Rhineura floridana isolate rRhiFlo1 chromosome 1, rRhiFlo1.hap2, whole genome shotgun sequence, the following proteins share a genomic window:
- the LOC133377448 gene encoding uncharacterized protein LOC133377448 produces MPLADIAEGRAGGEGSEGGGGSRRSVALRTRRGVERQRKGGRQAARALSSSCGPGSRRVRRRGSCSVTVAATVATAPRHTKPEPGTGKRDGAQARAAAAASRGIGSGPPRGRIKQHLLGSGVVAVGKGRLVPEAAILSVLRGLPPGALLPLEISATPPPSHAPELHSSWRREKALAGLTLGRVRAAAKRGPGWAYAGGERGAGAGLTLCSELTVIHKLCCVLREVNQNLPKFQEQITTRYCFSTLCSFKHKFA; encoded by the exons ATGCCCCTAGCGGACATCGCCGAGGGGAGGGCGGGGGGAGAAGGcagtgagggaggaggaggttCCCGGCGGAGCGTGGCACTGAGAACCCGCCGCGGGgtggagagacagagaaagggtGGCAGGCAGGCGGCGCGCGCGCTCTCCTCCTCCTGCGGTCCCGGGAGCCGCCGCGTTCGTCGCCGGGGCTCCTGCTCCGTCACTGTAGCTGCAACAGTGGCCACCGCGCCGCGTCACACCAAGCCAGAGCCTGGCACAGGAAAGAGAGACGGAGCCCAAGCGcgggcggcggctgctgcttcaAGAGGGATCGGTTCAGGCCCGCCGCGAGGACGGATCAAGCAGCATCTTCTTGGGAGCGGGGTGGTGGCGGTGGGCAAGGGGAGGCTGGTGCCTGAGGCTGCGATCCTTTCCGTTCTTCGGGGCCTTCCGCCTGGCGCGCTGCTGCCGCTGGAAATCTCTGCCACGCCACCCCCGTCCCACGCGCCGGAGCTTCATTCGTCCTGGAGGCGGGAAAAAGCCCTCGCGGGACTGACCTTGGGACGCGTTCGCGCGGCGGCGAAGCGGGGCCCGGGCTGGGCTTATGCAGGCGGGGAAAGGGGCGCCGGCGCCGGCCTG ACTCTTTGTTCGGAACTAACTGTAATCCACAAACTCTGTTGTGTACTCAGAGAAGTAAACCAAAATCTACCGAAGTTTCAAGAGCAAATCACCACCAGGTACTGCTTCAGCACTCTCTGTTCATTTAAACACAAGTTTGCATAG
- the CA2 gene encoding carbonic anhydrase 2 → MSWGYGKDNGPAHWHESCPIANGQRQSPIDIQHKSSKYDPSLKSLSISYDPSAAKSIVNNGHSFNVEFDDSGDKCVLKGSPVEGTYKLRQFHIHWGSCEGQGSEHTVDGVKYDAELHLVHWNTKYSSFDEAVKHPDGLAVVGVFLKVGSACPGIQKVVDALDTIKHKGKQAAFTNFDPIGLLPASHDFWTYLGSLTTPPLLECVIWIVLKEPVTVSKEQIDKLRCLCFSDEHEPRCAMVDNWRPCQPLKSRQVRASFQ, encoded by the exons ATGTCCTGGGGTTACGGCAAGGACAACG GACCTGCTCACTGGCATGAGAGCTGCCCCATTGCCAATGGACAAAGGCAGTCACCAATTGACATACAACATAAATCTTCCAAGTACGATCCCTCCCTGAAGTCCCTGAGCATCAGTTATGATCCATCTGCAGCCAAAAGCATAGTCAACAATGGGCATTCCTTCAATGTGGAGTTTGATGACTCTGGTGACAAATGTG tgctAAAAGGTAGTCCAGTTGAGGGAACTTATAAGCTACGTCAGTTTCACATTCATTGGGGATCCTGTGAAGGCCAAGGCTCTGAACACACTGTGGATGGGGTGAAATATGATGCAGAG CTTCATTTGGTTCACTGGAACACAAAGTACAGTAGTTTTGATGAAGCTGTGAAGCATCCTGATGGATTGGCTGTTGTGGGTGTGTTTTTGAAG GTAGGAAGCGCCTGTCCTGGAATACAGAAAGTTGTTGATGCACTGGACACCATTAAACACAAG GGCAAACAGGCTGCCTTCACAAACTTTGATCCAATTGGTCTGCTTCCTGCCTCCCATGATTTCTGGACTTATCTAGGATCACTGACCACTCCTCCTTTGCTTGAATGCGTTATCTGGATTGTACTGAAGGAGCCTGTAACTGTCAGCAAGGAACAG ATTGACAAACTCCGCTGCCTTTGTTTCAGTGATGAGCATGAGCCTCGTTGTGCCATGGTTGACAACTGGCGGCCTTGTCAACCCTTGAAGAGCAGACAAGTTAGAGCCTCATTCCAATAA